The following are encoded in a window of Spea bombifrons isolate aSpeBom1 chromosome 2, aSpeBom1.2.pri, whole genome shotgun sequence genomic DNA:
- the LOC128473624 gene encoding P2Y purinoceptor 8-like → MTEKYILLTTEYNTTNDNTANILSNSTLQMLQSKMLQKVLPILYLAIFFFSVPVNFISTWILCKTHPWTPTVVFMINLAVTDFVYGITLPFQVVYHIRGNDWPFGSTFCTMATVLFYGNMNCSILTIASISVERYIGIVYPLRYKTFVSVQKVVLICLFNWGLVLMVEVPLIYSKLTFHVAELGIVTCFDVLPKTMFPSLIYFMVYSGCRFLLFFVIPLMVMGFCYLSIAVNILHSGNIQSQEAKKHTIYMITVLLFVFLLCYLPNNIIMIAHIVSVSKGNSLYIEYKLTLALNSLNCCMDPIVYYYGSKEFRQKVQDHLT, encoded by the coding sequence ATGACAGAGAAATATATTCTTTTGACCACTGAATACAATACAACCAATGATAACACAGCAAATATATTATCTAACAGTACGTTGCAAATGCTGCAAAGCAAAATGCTACAAAAAGTGCTGCCTATCCTTTACTTGGCAATCTTCTTCTTCAGCGTGCCAGTGAACTTCATCTCAACATGGATTCTCTGTAAAACACACCCATGGACTCCAACAGTGGTGTTTATGATAAACCTGGCAGTAACAGATTTTGTATATGGAATTACACTGCCTTTCCAGGTTGTCTATCACATAAGGGGAAATGACTGGCCCTTTGGAAGCACATTTTGTACTATGGCCACCGTATTATTCTATGGAAATATGAACTGCTCCATACTGACTATAGCCAGTATTAGTGTGGAACGCTACATTGGTATTGTGTATCCTTTGCGTTACAAGACATTTGTGAGTGTGCAAAAGGTTGTTCTTATATGTTTGTTCAATTGGGGATTAGTCCTTATGGTGGAAGTGCCTCTTATCTATTCAAAACTAACATTCCATGTAGCTGAGTTAGGCATAGTCACCTGCTTTGATGTTTTACCCAAAACCATGTTTCCCAGTTTAATCTATTTTATGGTTTATTCTGGATGCcgctttctgcttttttttgttatacctCTAATGGTCATGGGATTTTGTTACTTGTCAATTGCTGTAAATATTCTTCATTCAGGTAACATACAATCCCAAGAAGCAAAAAAGCATACCATCTATATgataactgttttgctttttgtgtttttgttgtgttatctgccaaataatataataatgattgCTCATATTGTTTCTGTCTCAAAGGGAAATAGTCTGTACATTGAATACAAACTGACTCTTGCTTTGAACAGTCTGAACTGTTGCATGGACCCAATAGTATATTACTATGGGTCCAAAGAGTTTAGGCAAAAGGTACAAGACCATTTGACATGA
- the AKAP17A gene encoding A-kinase anchor protein 17A — translation MAAATIVHDASEAAELCQSFGLYLKPITKMIISVALPQLKQPGKSISNWEVMERLKGMVTNHQFSTLRISKSTIDFIRFEGEVDNKSLVKSFVTALDGKSIKLSGFSDILKVRAAEYKIDFPTRHDWDSFFRDAKDMNENSPGERPDTIHLEGLPCKWFASMDSGLEKPSEEVLVKVFSVFGEIRNVDIPMLDPYREEMTGRNFHTFSFGGHLNFEAYVQYKEYAGFVKAMTALRGMKLMHRGEDGKAVACNIKVSFDTTKHLSEASIKKRQLERQKLQELELRREEQKRKEKEAEERQKEEERKQKEQEDLEKEKKKKEKMRRKEEKLKERELRRNKKKMQKLQAEEQKRLQEKIRLEERRLLLAQRNLQSIRLIAELLSRVKSRKLHEEEEKEAERILQLQFEDRRRQQEAELRRVEEEKQRALSLQRKERELREKLLNSLIKRNFHPIPQSVEDSTPMQYYFPAPSESVPCESPLNYVTSTSTQTPSNYEPARQYNPYASSNLQSINEVRYNVSQMQECKQIHSALHGMPPCDSNTPLSSAIGQKLYANTLDASQKKNDVEESRLEVSSTHSHAQEKVHKHKSKHKRDLNRERDEHKFKKTHKKHNCRDYSPHRRSLSPEESRNRSKERRHKHSHRHSKHYRRPYSRDRSSWSS, via the exons ATGGCAGCAGCTACTATAGTCCATGATGCATCTGAAGCTGCAGAACTCTGCCAGTCTTTTGGGCTGTATCTAAAGCCCATTACAAAGATGATCATCAGCGTGGCACTTCCTCAACTAAAGCAACCTGGAAAGTCCATCTCCAACTGGGAAGTAATGGAGCGCCTTAAAGGCATGGTGACTAACCATCAATTCTCTACCTTACGAATTTCCAAAAGCACTATAGACTTTATTCGATTTGAAGGAGAAGTAGACAACAAAAGTCTTGTGAAGTCATTTGTAACGGCTTTAGATGGAAAAAGCATAAAGCTCAGTGGTTTCTCAGATATTTTAAAAGTAAGAGCTGCTGAGTATAAAATTGACTTTCCCACCAGGCATGACTGGGACTCCTTCTTCCGTGATGCTAAAGATATGAATGAGAATTCACCTGGTGAAAGACCTGATACAATCCATCTTGAAGGGTTACCTTGCAAATGGTTTGCTTCCATGGACTCGGGCTTGGAAAAGCCAAGTGAGGAAGTCCTTGTGAAAGTCTTTAGTGTTTTTGGAGAAATCAGGAATGTGGATATACCTATGCTTGATCCTTACAGAGAAGAGATGACTGGCAGGAACTTTCATACCTTCAGTTTTGGTGGCCACTTGAACTTTGAAGCATATGTGCAGTACAAAGAGTAtgctgggtttgtaaaggcCATGACTGCTCTGCGAGGAATGAAACTAATGCACAGAGGTGAAGATGGAAAAGCGGTGGCCTGCAATATCAAG gTTTCTTTTGACACCACAAAACATTTGAGTGAGGCGTCCATTAAAAAGCGACAGCTAGAGCGCCAGAAACTGCAGGAACTGGAGCTACGCCGAGAGGAACAGAAGAGGAAGGAGAAGGAAGCAGAGGAAAGACAAAAGGAAGAAGAGCG CAAGCAGAAAGAGCAGGAAGATcttgaaaaggagaaaaaaaagaaggaaaagatgaGACGTAAGGAGGAGAAGCTAAAAGAACGAGAACTGCGAcggaacaagaaaaaaatgcaaaaattgcAAGCCGAGGAACAAAAGAGATTGCAAGAGAAAATACGATTAGAAGAAAGAAGGCTTTTACTGGCTCAGAGGAATCTGCAGTCCATTAGATTAATTGCTGAACTGCTGAGCAGAGTGAAG TCTAGAAAGTTAcatgaagaggaagaaaaggaagcaGAAAGGATTCTGCAGCTTCAGTTTGAAGACAGAAGACGGCAGCAGGAAGCGGAATTAAGACGTGTAGAAGAAGAAAAGCAACGTGCTTTGTCACTTCAGAGAAAGGAAAGGGAGCTAAGGGAGAAGCTTCTGAATAGTCTCATTAAAAGGAACTTTCACCCTATCCCTCAGAGTGTGGAGGACTCCACACCGATGCAGTATTATTTTCCTGCACCCAGTGAAAGTGTCCCTTGCGAGTCGCCCTTAAACTATGTTACCTCTACCTCTACTCAGACCCCTTCAAACTATGAGCCAGCACGGCAGTACAACCCCTATGCAAGCTCAAATCTGCAGAGCATTAATGAAGTCCGCTACAATGTTTCCCAAATGCAGGAGTGCAAACAGATCCACAGCGCTCTTCATGGAATGCCTCCGTGTGACAGTAATACTCCCCTGAGTTCAGCAATTGGTCAGAAATTATATGCAAACACATTGGATgcttcacaaaaaaagaacGATGTGGAAGAAAGTAGGTTAGAAGTCTCCAGCACACATTCACACGCTCAGGAAAAAGTCCACAAACATAAGTCGAAACACAAAAGAGACTTGAACAGGGAGAGAGATGagcataaatttaaaaaaacacacaagaagCATAACTGTAGAGACTACAGTCCACACAGAAGAAGTTTGAGCCCAGAGGAAAGCAGGAACAGGAGTAAGGAGAGAAGGCATAAACACAGTCATAGACATAGTAAGCACTATAGGAGGCCCTATAGTAGGGATAGAAGCTCATGGAGTAGCTGA